In the genome of Myxococcus stipitatus, one region contains:
- a CDS encoding YgiQ family radical SAM protein → MALPTRYAHPFLPITRADMQARGWEQCDIIIVTGDAYVDHPAFGPVLIARFLEGRGFKVGLIPQPDWHSAEPFKALGPPRMFFGVAAGNLDSMLNRLTAQKKNRSEDQYSPGGRTNCRPDRATIVYAQRCREAYPDVPIILGGIEASLRRIAHFDYWSEKVRRSILFDAKADLLVFGMGERPIMEVADRMRQGERIEDIRDVRGTAYLINDEQMRAHEADPARRAADRKTVVLPSYEAVVADKQAFAVMSRDFQMETNPGNARALAQRHGNRAIFMNPPALPLEDGVGDTAAGQRTVAMDELYDLPFNRVPHPLYKNEGIPAYETVKHSIVLMRGCFGGCTFCSITEHEGRVIQSRSAESVLREVRALRRMGDFRGTITDLGGPTANMYKLKCKSEDIEKRCRKLSCVHPGVCENLQTDHGPLISLMKDVREEEGVKHVFIASGVRYDLAERSPEYVKELAAHHVGGQLSVAPEHVSPRVLEKMKKPGIESFERFQQMFACASEEAGKEQYDIPYFISGHPGSTLEDMVDLALWLKKNGKRPRQVQDFIPTPMAMATAMYYTGVDPLKMEPVYTAQGLREKRLQKALLLYWNPEHWPMAREALRLAGRSDLIGRGPHALVPSETPAEAARRQRAESDGREQDDAPPQRPGNPRGPGRSGARPRPR, encoded by the coding sequence ATGGCCCTCCCGACCCGCTACGCCCATCCCTTCCTGCCCATCACCCGCGCCGACATGCAGGCGCGTGGCTGGGAGCAGTGCGACATCATCATCGTGACGGGAGACGCGTACGTGGACCACCCGGCCTTCGGCCCGGTCCTCATCGCCCGCTTCCTCGAGGGCCGAGGCTTCAAGGTGGGGCTCATCCCCCAGCCGGACTGGCACTCGGCCGAGCCCTTCAAGGCCCTGGGCCCGCCGCGCATGTTCTTCGGGGTCGCCGCCGGCAACCTCGACTCCATGCTCAACCGGCTGACGGCCCAGAAGAAGAACCGCTCGGAGGACCAGTACAGCCCCGGGGGCCGCACCAACTGCCGCCCCGACCGCGCCACCATCGTCTACGCGCAGCGCTGCCGCGAGGCCTACCCCGACGTCCCCATCATCCTCGGCGGCATCGAGGCCAGCCTCCGCCGCATCGCCCACTTCGACTACTGGAGCGAGAAGGTCCGCCGCTCCATCCTCTTCGACGCCAAGGCCGACCTGCTCGTCTTCGGCATGGGCGAGCGCCCCATCATGGAGGTCGCCGACCGCATGCGCCAAGGCGAGCGCATCGAGGACATCCGCGACGTGCGCGGCACCGCCTACCTCATCAACGACGAGCAGATGCGCGCCCACGAGGCCGACCCCGCCCGCCGCGCCGCGGACCGGAAGACCGTGGTCCTCCCCTCCTATGAGGCCGTCGTCGCCGACAAGCAGGCCTTCGCGGTGATGAGCCGCGACTTCCAGATGGAGACCAACCCGGGCAACGCGCGCGCCCTCGCGCAGCGCCACGGCAACCGCGCCATCTTCATGAACCCGCCCGCGCTCCCGCTCGAGGACGGCGTGGGCGACACCGCCGCCGGCCAGCGCACCGTGGCGATGGACGAGCTGTACGACCTGCCCTTCAACCGCGTCCCCCACCCGCTCTACAAGAACGAGGGCATCCCCGCGTACGAGACGGTGAAGCACTCCATCGTCCTCATGCGCGGCTGCTTCGGCGGCTGCACCTTCTGCTCCATCACCGAGCACGAAGGCCGCGTCATCCAGAGCCGCTCCGCGGAGAGCGTCCTGCGAGAGGTCCGCGCCCTGCGGCGCATGGGCGACTTCCGAGGCACCATCACCGACCTCGGCGGCCCCACCGCCAACATGTACAAGCTCAAGTGCAAGAGCGAGGACATCGAGAAGCGGTGCCGCAAGCTGTCCTGCGTCCACCCCGGCGTCTGCGAGAACCTCCAGACCGACCACGGCCCCCTCATCAGCCTGATGAAGGACGTGCGCGAGGAGGAAGGCGTCAAGCACGTCTTCATCGCCAGCGGCGTGCGCTACGACCTGGCCGAACGTTCGCCCGAGTACGTGAAGGAGCTCGCCGCGCACCACGTGGGCGGGCAGCTCTCCGTGGCGCCCGAGCACGTCTCGCCGCGCGTGCTGGAGAAGATGAAGAAGCCCGGCATCGAGAGCTTCGAGCGCTTCCAGCAGATGTTCGCCTGCGCCAGCGAGGAGGCCGGCAAGGAGCAGTACGACATCCCCTACTTCATCAGCGGCCACCCCGGCTCCACGCTGGAGGACATGGTGGACCTGGCGCTGTGGCTCAAGAAGAACGGCAAGCGCCCGCGCCAGGTGCAGGACTTCATCCCCACGCCCATGGCCATGGCCACGGCCATGTACTACACGGGCGTGGACCCGCTGAAGATGGAGCCCGTCTACACGGCGCAGGGCCTGCGCGAGAAGCGGCTCCAGAAGGCGCTGCTCCTCTACTGGAACCCCGAGCACTGGCCCATGGCCCGCGAGGCCCTGCGACTTGCCGGACGTTCGGACCTCATCGGCCGAGGCCCCCACGCCCTCGTCCCGTCCGAGACGCCCGCCGAGGCGGCCCGGAGGCAGCGCGCCGAGAGCGATGGCCGCGAGCAGGATGACGCCCCGCCCCAACGTCCGGGAAACCCTCGCGGCCCCGGGCGCTCCGGCGCACGGCCTCGCCCGCGCTGA
- a CDS encoding CHAT domain-containing protein, with protein sequence MNELCGKLESFIDGELAPVDAENFRHHLTRCHACELRMKELLALALLADDALHSTGDGTLFVPKRLQLLKRRRTWMMMVPLALAAGLAAWVLVSRTSSEPVSSELWLGQSPGRTLEARLTYPNADRHRPYEVMRSGGDKPRAMSLRELAKLEEAGDERGIASAYLLRGDAAQARAFLDRLPPSPDQDSDQAVLLLQQGEPEQALALLDRALKQRPQHPQALWNRGLALKALGLSLQAAEAFERVSALKEPGWSEEAARRAAELRQQEQEKRKEWKGAKEACDRMVAGGTPLSQGLAARHPGLSRLCFYDALRAATSTARVDELRPLARQLDAVDGGSHLDEALQRISRADLGARKPLAADYVRLTRGELPPPALDALIVKLREARHDDLLLGTLLFLRDSRQFEEEYRALALGTKDPWFALLAEERQARADIQRGQTPRARTRLTEALRACGTESRFSYRCLELQRNLALVERQLHRPVESRAHALAALERARASREWTKEWRLLQELGQAALFHGDVSLARAYLEETIQRLPERCEDHESAYANLALAFYRTLDFAGAREQLDRAARCGQPPSLARAFVIADLAHTQERRIEDAALLTRGLEALRAVPSRLETAGESAMLRHIEGRFFVEQDRGRGQELLRRAIDEAAPLLGSDVNARKARVYSFTSLILDAARHGEYERALALFTEERGLPRAEHCVLGVTVDDERTALVARDAKGKLLGHYDTDRRERLESVEGLVPDALAEALRPCVTVNVLARPPVLGKPGLLPSDIAWAYQVGPSLEETQGAPGPRLVVADVNAPSELRLPALRAWSPGKEDGAGLTLLKGASATPSQVLRAMRDAAEVQIHAHGVVDPNVVDGSLLVLSPEEQGGRYALTAGDLQGHPLQGRPVVLLAACHAAHSKAYFHETFGLPVAFVESGARAVLAATQEIPDAEASDFFEPVLARIREGLPAARVLRDARQDWLRSRGSPWVRQVLLFE encoded by the coding sequence ATGAACGAGCTGTGCGGCAAGCTGGAGTCTTTCATCGACGGGGAGCTGGCACCGGTGGACGCGGAGAACTTCCGCCACCACCTGACGCGCTGCCACGCGTGTGAGCTCCGGATGAAGGAACTGCTCGCGCTCGCGCTCCTCGCGGACGATGCCCTCCACTCCACGGGCGACGGGACCCTCTTCGTTCCGAAGCGACTCCAGCTCCTCAAGCGGAGGAGGACCTGGATGATGATGGTGCCGCTGGCGCTGGCCGCGGGCCTGGCGGCGTGGGTGCTCGTCTCGCGGACCAGCTCGGAGCCGGTGTCCTCCGAGCTGTGGCTGGGCCAGTCTCCCGGGCGGACGCTCGAGGCCCGGCTGACGTACCCCAACGCGGACCGGCACCGGCCCTATGAGGTGATGCGCAGCGGTGGCGACAAGCCCCGCGCGATGTCCCTGCGGGAGCTGGCGAAGCTGGAGGAAGCAGGAGACGAGCGAGGCATCGCGTCCGCGTACCTGCTGCGGGGGGACGCGGCCCAGGCCCGCGCCTTCCTCGACCGGCTGCCCCCGTCGCCGGACCAGGACTCGGACCAGGCGGTGCTCCTGCTCCAGCAGGGCGAGCCGGAGCAGGCGCTGGCCCTGCTGGACCGCGCGCTGAAGCAGCGGCCCCAGCATCCGCAGGCCCTGTGGAATCGCGGGCTGGCGCTGAAGGCGCTGGGGCTCTCGCTGCAAGCGGCGGAGGCGTTCGAGCGGGTGTCCGCGCTGAAGGAGCCCGGCTGGAGCGAGGAGGCCGCGCGGCGCGCCGCCGAGTTACGGCAGCAGGAGCAGGAGAAGCGCAAGGAGTGGAAGGGCGCGAAGGAGGCGTGCGACCGCATGGTGGCGGGGGGCACGCCTCTCTCGCAGGGACTGGCGGCGCGGCACCCCGGCCTGTCCCGCCTGTGTTTCTACGATGCCCTGCGCGCAGCCACCTCCACCGCGCGCGTGGACGAGCTGAGGCCCCTGGCCCGGCAGCTGGACGCGGTGGATGGAGGCTCGCACCTGGATGAGGCGCTCCAGCGCATCTCCCGGGCGGACCTGGGCGCACGCAAGCCCCTCGCCGCGGACTATGTGCGGCTGACGCGCGGCGAGCTGCCGCCCCCCGCGCTGGACGCGTTGATTGTGAAGCTGCGCGAGGCCCGGCACGACGACCTGCTGCTCGGCACGCTGCTGTTCCTGAGGGACTCGCGCCAGTTCGAGGAGGAGTACCGCGCGCTCGCGCTGGGGACGAAGGACCCCTGGTTCGCGCTGCTGGCGGAGGAGCGCCAGGCCCGGGCGGACATCCAGCGCGGCCAGACGCCTCGGGCGCGGACGCGGCTGACCGAGGCCCTTCGCGCCTGTGGCACGGAGTCGCGCTTCAGCTACCGCTGCCTGGAGCTCCAGCGGAACCTGGCGCTGGTGGAGCGGCAGCTGCACCGCCCCGTGGAGTCGCGCGCGCATGCGCTGGCGGCGCTGGAGCGGGCCCGCGCGAGCCGGGAGTGGACCAAGGAGTGGCGGCTGCTCCAGGAGCTGGGCCAGGCGGCGCTGTTCCACGGCGATGTGTCACTGGCCCGCGCGTATCTGGAAGAGACCATCCAGCGCCTGCCGGAGCGCTGCGAGGACCATGAGTCGGCCTACGCCAACCTCGCCCTCGCCTTCTATCGGACGCTGGACTTCGCGGGTGCCCGGGAGCAGCTGGACCGCGCGGCGCGGTGTGGACAGCCGCCGTCGCTGGCGCGCGCCTTCGTCATCGCGGACCTGGCCCATACCCAGGAGCGCCGCATCGAGGACGCCGCGCTCCTGACGAGGGGCCTGGAGGCGCTGCGCGCGGTGCCCTCGCGGCTGGAGACGGCGGGCGAGAGCGCGATGCTGCGCCACATCGAGGGCCGCTTCTTCGTCGAGCAGGACCGCGGCCGGGGTCAGGAGCTCTTGCGGCGGGCCATCGACGAGGCGGCGCCGCTGCTGGGCTCGGACGTCAACGCGCGCAAGGCGCGGGTCTACAGCTTCACCTCGCTCATCCTCGATGCCGCGCGGCATGGCGAGTACGAGCGGGCCCTGGCCCTCTTCACCGAGGAGCGCGGCCTGCCTCGCGCGGAGCACTGCGTGCTGGGCGTGACGGTGGACGACGAGCGCACCGCGCTGGTGGCCCGCGATGCGAAGGGCAAGCTCCTGGGGCACTACGACACGGACCGGCGCGAGCGGCTGGAGAGCGTGGAGGGTCTGGTGCCCGACGCGCTGGCCGAGGCCCTGCGCCCGTGTGTCACGGTGAACGTGCTGGCGCGTCCGCCCGTGCTGGGCAAGCCGGGACTCCTGCCGTCGGATATCGCCTGGGCATACCAGGTGGGCCCCTCGCTGGAGGAGACGCAGGGTGCGCCCGGTCCCCGGCTGGTGGTGGCGGACGTGAATGCGCCCTCGGAGCTGCGCCTTCCCGCGCTGCGTGCATGGAGCCCGGGGAAGGAAGATGGCGCGGGGCTCACGCTGTTGAAGGGGGCCTCCGCGACGCCCTCCCAGGTGCTTCGTGCGATGCGCGACGCCGCGGAGGTTCAGATTCATGCGCACGGCGTGGTCGACCCGAACGTGGTGGACGGTTCGCTGCTGGTCCTCTCGCCCGAGGAGCAGGGAGGGCGGTATGCACTGACGGCCGGGGACCTCCAGGGGCATCCGCTTCAAGGAAGGCCCGTGGTGCTCCTGGCGGCGTGTCACGCGGCGCACAGCAAGGCGTACTTCCATGAGACCTTCGGGCTTCCCGTCGCCTTTGTCGAATCCGGCGCGCGAGCAGTGCTCGCCGCCACGCAAGAGATTCCCGACGCCGAGGCGTCGGACTTCTTCGAGCCGGTGCTGGCGCGCATTCGCGAGGGACTCCCCGCCGCCCGGGTCCTTCGCGATGCACGGCAGGACTGGCTTCGCAGCAGGGGAAGCCCCTGGGTTCGCCAGGTGCTTCTCTTCGAATAG
- a CDS encoding DUF3142 domain-containing protein, with protein MSTAPWTWTRLHTAIVSLGLCLVLACTRPPAPPPEHDVYVWQRDWSVELEQSLTELPAELGTLRVLARERSGPTRTPVTVAVDVEALAKTRRDVVAVMRVEGTTPLDDVSLQEVASIARDWRARGVRVRGVEVDHDCATASLPAYAAWLARERQGLGDLSLSITALPTWATAPKLEALTAIPDDIIVQVHAIRAPTLFTPEQARGFIEAWAQATPHPFRVALPTYRVRLREGALLDSEPREVARFLDLLHGRPVRGVKGLVWFRLGHRGDVDSWSLPTLTTVLKREPLTPKLEPRLVDVGGGTLDIVIENTGRVDSEAPARLTLSGRLEVLDGVGGYAPRGTSLVARTPPRLRAGERRVVGFVRGTEVTLVAP; from the coding sequence ATGAGCACCGCACCCTGGACCTGGACGCGCCTTCACACGGCCATCGTGAGCCTCGGGCTCTGCCTTGTCCTCGCATGTACACGCCCACCCGCGCCGCCTCCCGAGCATGACGTCTATGTCTGGCAGCGCGACTGGAGCGTGGAGCTCGAACAATCCCTGACGGAGCTGCCCGCCGAGCTGGGCACCCTGCGCGTCCTGGCCCGTGAGCGCTCGGGCCCCACGCGCACTCCGGTGACGGTGGCGGTGGACGTCGAAGCCCTCGCGAAGACCCGCCGAGACGTCGTGGCGGTGATGCGCGTGGAAGGGACGACACCGCTCGACGATGTCTCCCTCCAGGAGGTCGCGAGCATCGCCCGGGACTGGAGGGCGCGCGGCGTGCGCGTCCGAGGCGTGGAGGTGGACCACGACTGCGCCACCGCGTCCCTGCCCGCCTACGCGGCGTGGCTCGCGCGGGAGCGCCAGGGGCTCGGAGACCTGTCGCTGTCCATCACCGCGCTGCCCACGTGGGCCACCGCGCCGAAGCTGGAGGCGCTGACGGCCATCCCCGACGACATCATCGTGCAGGTCCACGCCATCCGCGCCCCCACCCTCTTCACCCCCGAGCAGGCGCGCGGCTTCATCGAGGCCTGGGCCCAGGCCACGCCCCATCCCTTCCGCGTCGCGCTGCCCACCTACCGCGTGAGGCTGCGTGAAGGGGCGCTCCTCGACTCCGAGCCGCGAGAGGTGGCCCGGTTCCTGGACCTGCTGCACGGGCGCCCGGTGAGAGGCGTGAAGGGCCTGGTGTGGTTCCGGCTCGGCCACCGGGGCGATGTCGACTCCTGGAGCCTCCCCACGCTCACGACAGTGCTGAAGCGCGAGCCCCTCACGCCGAAGCTGGAGCCCCGGCTGGTGGACGTGGGCGGCGGGACGCTCGACATCGTCATCGAGAACACGGGCCGCGTGGACAGCGAGGCGCCCGCGCGCCTCACCCTTTCTGGAAGACTCGAGGTCCTCGATGGCGTGGGCGGCTATGCCCCGCGAGGGACCTCACTCGTGGCGCGCACGCCTCCCCGCCTGCGCGCTGGCGAACGCCGCGTCGTCGGCTTCGTGCGGGGAACCGAGGTGACCCTTGTGGCTCCGTAG
- a CDS encoding AAA family ATPase: MHNVVPEGRSASPEDDSVRELHVEYDDAPPPPPARAPAPAPSAEDLPRSPNPLLALSRSRGRAAKPPPPDAAPASRDVAAPADVSTAERQAMQAAVATGKRREAWKPPAYLPEDLSEALLSERSQYRAKLLQDARQVSLQGPGVISLVPVPAADPDWSGGSLLGFLGEECVFGGDVVHLDFESGRVFAAPDHGDDVDRRALLADRWCYRPYDFAEALCTAASAYEERQPALAQALRRASGEEPAAAMRPQDAELPPADRLWAQPWGCIWGPPGTGKTTAVADLIARALRAFPGERILAVAPTNRAADELVLRVSALLEREPIPLRPLARSIFRGGTGASDALAKLPTVTLEDTKGGKLRASIEERERELYLQRVRGGPAHELAKLQAELRGLRGKMKDPTLKEAEKGDCPLMVLTVHRALRLVSELEGKCTFARLVVDEAGMVTRAATALMAPLAERVTLAGDPKQIGPVSRAAEGAGRGSQKWLRGSGLSHLEDAVKDAARADVLLLRTQHRMHPDIARVVSHFCYGGALQDGDIVKARAEKAPPVPAFAQTRAGWVVLDGLSREAKRLSHGRGETGSGYQRELSAELAVSLAREAVRAGLSVLCVTPYRAQAALLRRLGTSAGFRGDAFSASTIHRQQGTQYDVVLVDTVAGGRPFPPHTLVPMLNVAASRARDYLLVLASRDEARGATIPQRFLSLLPRLRVLPGSPPRLEAMPLPQKQPPPPPPPPSAPTSLGGEIEGARPTRPLFTQEQVSLFERRFDDGHHLVRGVAGSGKTYVLAHWVARYLLEHEDTRVLVSFYNRALAPLVDKLLVEAIVQRAGRERARALRARVTIKHVGALRRVEPASFDGVFVDEAQDMDANALAMLHALVLPHTLPDGREVRCLQLFMDDSQNVYGQVPIDSLKEQLPEGLSFRGRTRVLKETFRATRDILDVAFNVVLDPMRQHGTSDPGMREYMKAGELAREGLLWLPEETLEGLYRVQSTERAGVLPQVRGFASGASEARQVAKEVARLIREEGVHPGDILVVAPVMPSQYTEALNRAGVPAHAYGGKGGRDVTDFRVSGVDHVRATTVFSCKGHECPVVFFAGLDALDTVENWMAGAKERNARENERIRRAMFYVGATRAMKRQYLTGVKGARFLRVAASYVETLAGLVPS, translated from the coding sequence ATGCACAACGTCGTCCCCGAAGGGCGCTCCGCTTCGCCCGAGGATGACTCCGTCCGGGAGCTTCACGTCGAGTACGACGATGCCCCGCCTCCCCCGCCAGCGCGGGCTCCTGCCCCGGCTCCGAGCGCGGAGGACCTCCCTCGCTCACCGAATCCGCTGTTGGCCCTGTCCCGCTCGCGCGGCCGTGCCGCGAAGCCGCCGCCCCCTGACGCCGCTCCGGCCTCCCGCGACGTGGCCGCGCCCGCGGATGTCTCCACGGCCGAGCGACAGGCGATGCAGGCCGCCGTCGCCACCGGCAAGCGCCGCGAGGCCTGGAAGCCTCCCGCCTACCTCCCGGAGGACCTGAGCGAAGCCCTCCTGTCCGAGCGCAGCCAGTACCGCGCCAAGCTGCTGCAGGACGCGCGACAGGTCAGCCTCCAAGGTCCCGGCGTCATCTCCCTGGTCCCCGTGCCCGCCGCGGACCCGGATTGGTCCGGTGGCTCGCTCCTGGGCTTCCTGGGCGAGGAATGTGTCTTCGGCGGAGACGTCGTCCACCTCGACTTCGAGTCCGGCCGCGTCTTCGCCGCCCCGGACCATGGCGACGACGTGGACCGCCGCGCGCTCTTGGCGGACCGCTGGTGCTATCGGCCCTACGACTTCGCGGAGGCCCTCTGCACCGCCGCCTCCGCCTACGAGGAGCGCCAGCCCGCGCTCGCCCAGGCCCTGCGCCGCGCCAGCGGAGAAGAGCCCGCCGCCGCGATGCGTCCCCAGGACGCGGAGCTTCCTCCGGCGGACCGGCTCTGGGCCCAGCCCTGGGGCTGCATCTGGGGGCCTCCCGGTACCGGCAAGACGACCGCCGTCGCCGACCTCATCGCCCGCGCCCTGCGCGCCTTCCCTGGCGAGCGCATCCTCGCGGTGGCTCCCACCAACCGCGCGGCGGATGAGCTGGTGTTGCGTGTCAGCGCGCTGCTCGAGCGCGAGCCCATCCCCCTGCGCCCCCTGGCCCGCAGCATCTTCCGGGGCGGCACGGGCGCCAGCGACGCACTGGCGAAGCTGCCCACCGTCACCCTGGAGGACACCAAGGGCGGCAAGCTGCGCGCGAGCATCGAGGAGCGCGAGCGCGAGCTGTACCTCCAGCGCGTCCGCGGCGGCCCCGCGCACGAGCTGGCCAAGCTCCAGGCCGAGCTCCGCGGCCTGCGCGGGAAGATGAAGGACCCCACGCTCAAGGAGGCGGAGAAGGGCGACTGTCCCCTCATGGTGCTCACCGTGCACCGCGCCTTGCGCCTCGTGTCGGAGCTGGAAGGGAAGTGCACCTTCGCGCGCCTCGTGGTGGACGAGGCCGGCATGGTGACTCGCGCCGCCACCGCGCTGATGGCGCCTCTGGCGGAGCGGGTGACACTCGCCGGAGACCCCAAGCAGATTGGTCCCGTGAGCCGCGCCGCCGAGGGCGCTGGACGAGGCTCCCAGAAGTGGCTGCGAGGCAGCGGCCTGTCTCACCTGGAAGACGCGGTGAAGGACGCCGCGCGCGCGGACGTGCTGCTGCTGCGCACCCAGCACCGCATGCACCCGGACATCGCCCGCGTCGTCAGCCACTTCTGCTACGGCGGCGCGCTCCAGGACGGCGACATCGTCAAGGCCCGCGCGGAGAAGGCGCCCCCCGTGCCCGCGTTCGCGCAGACGCGCGCGGGGTGGGTGGTGCTGGATGGGCTCAGCCGCGAGGCGAAGCGCCTCTCGCACGGACGCGGCGAGACGGGCTCGGGTTATCAGCGCGAGCTGTCCGCCGAGCTCGCCGTCTCCCTGGCCCGCGAGGCCGTGCGCGCGGGCCTGAGCGTCCTCTGTGTCACCCCGTACCGCGCGCAGGCCGCGCTCCTGCGCAGGCTGGGGACCTCCGCGGGCTTCCGAGGCGATGCGTTCAGCGCGTCCACCATCCACCGGCAGCAGGGCACCCAGTACGACGTCGTGCTCGTGGACACCGTGGCCGGAGGACGTCCCTTTCCTCCGCACACGCTGGTGCCCATGCTCAACGTGGCAGCCAGCCGCGCGCGCGACTATCTGCTCGTGCTCGCGTCTCGCGACGAGGCTCGGGGCGCGACGATTCCCCAGCGCTTCCTCTCGCTCCTGCCGCGCCTGCGTGTGCTCCCAGGTTCACCGCCGCGACTGGAGGCGATGCCCCTGCCGCAGAAGCAGCCGCCCCCTCCGCCCCCGCCGCCGAGTGCCCCCACCAGCCTGGGCGGAGAAATCGAAGGGGCACGCCCCACCCGGCCGCTCTTCACGCAGGAGCAGGTGTCCCTCTTCGAGCGCCGCTTCGACGACGGCCACCACCTGGTGCGCGGTGTCGCCGGCAGCGGCAAGACGTATGTCCTGGCGCACTGGGTGGCGCGCTACCTGCTGGAGCACGAGGACACGCGAGTCCTCGTCTCGTTCTACAACCGCGCGCTCGCGCCGCTGGTGGACAAGCTGCTCGTGGAGGCCATCGTCCAGCGCGCGGGGCGTGAGCGTGCGCGCGCGCTGCGAGCCCGCGTCACCATCAAGCACGTGGGCGCCCTGCGCCGCGTGGAGCCCGCGTCGTTCGACGGCGTCTTCGTCGACGAGGCGCAGGACATGGATGCCAACGCACTGGCCATGCTCCACGCGCTGGTGCTCCCGCACACGCTGCCGGACGGCCGGGAGGTTCGCTGCCTCCAGTTGTTCATGGACGACTCTCAGAACGTCTACGGCCAGGTGCCCATCGACTCGCTCAAGGAGCAGCTCCCCGAGGGGCTCTCCTTCCGGGGCCGCACCCGGGTGCTGAAGGAGACCTTCCGCGCGACGCGCGACATCCTCGACGTCGCCTTCAACGTGGTGCTGGACCCGATGCGCCAGCACGGCACCAGCGACCCCGGCATGCGCGAGTACATGAAGGCCGGCGAGCTCGCCCGCGAGGGGCTCCTCTGGCTCCCCGAGGAGACGCTGGAGGGCCTGTACCGCGTGCAGTCCACGGAGCGCGCGGGCGTGCTGCCCCAGGTGCGAGGCTTCGCGTCGGGCGCGAGCGAGGCCCGGCAGGTGGCGAAGGAAGTGGCCCGGCTCATCCGCGAGGAGGGCGTCCACCCCGGAGACATCCTCGTCGTCGCGCCGGTGATGCCGTCTCAGTACACGGAGGCGCTCAACCGCGCCGGCGTCCCCGCGCATGCCTATGGAGGGAAGGGCGGGCGCGACGTGACGGACTTCCGCGTCAGCGGCGTGGACCACGTCCGGGCCACGACGGTCTTCTCGTGCAAGGGGCACGAGTGCCCCGTCGTCTTCTTCGCGGGCCTGGATGCGCTCGACACCGTGGAGAACTGGATGGCCGGCGCGAAGGAGCGCAACGCGCGCGAGAACGAGCGCATCCGCCGGGCCATGTTCTACGTGGGCGCGACGCGCGCGATGAAGCGGCAGTACCTCACCGGCGTGAAGGGCGCGCGCTTCCTGCGCGTGGCGGCCTCCTACGTGGAGACGCTCGCCGGGCTCGTGCCCTCCTGA
- a CDS encoding type VI immunity family protein, with amino-acid sequence MGEHIPLVRRSMEGPDGERLLVREVVRIALYLPHDHADLAPGVARALDLYRKAVGEGALAHGWDAEDDGEPFALTDEGWKRVHASLQTRTSVQGLGDVDSPWTQRMMKLRAEYSWTLTGGGLTPHDGYSLHYQARLPAHRAPEGSVSVLSATLPTEYLLLHGPGRVRELAMSLADGLPLSSGHAGLALALFAPRGRVLPLVRDALARHPGLDVPGIESHQSLGSSVDGVHWVNFLGPALLDSLGGVSGLRARLLSPETTVGEVGDSGTAVVTLGPWPSAGDLMKGDALPSYRELAGVLEPWLEVFRPHHALGWRGYTEEEVLRWWRRFLD; translated from the coding sequence ATGGGTGAGCACATTCCCCTCGTGCGCCGTTCGATGGAGGGTCCTGACGGAGAGCGGCTGCTGGTGAGGGAGGTGGTGCGCATCGCGCTTTACCTGCCGCATGACCATGCGGACCTGGCGCCGGGCGTGGCGCGGGCGCTGGACCTCTATCGGAAGGCAGTGGGGGAGGGGGCACTCGCCCATGGCTGGGACGCGGAAGATGACGGGGAGCCCTTCGCTCTGACGGACGAAGGCTGGAAACGTGTCCATGCCTCGCTGCAGACGCGTACGTCGGTGCAGGGGCTCGGTGATGTGGACTCGCCTTGGACTCAGCGGATGATGAAGCTCCGGGCTGAATATTCCTGGACCCTGACAGGGGGAGGGCTCACGCCTCACGACGGATATTCGCTGCACTATCAGGCGCGTCTCCCCGCACATCGGGCACCAGAGGGAAGTGTCAGTGTCCTGAGCGCCACGCTGCCGACGGAGTATCTGCTCCTCCATGGCCCTGGTCGCGTGAGGGAGTTGGCCATGTCGTTGGCGGATGGATTGCCGCTGTCCTCGGGACATGCGGGACTGGCACTGGCCCTGTTCGCTCCTCGGGGGAGGGTCCTTCCTCTTGTGCGAGACGCGCTTGCGCGCCATCCGGGGCTGGATGTGCCGGGGATTGAGTCGCATCAGTCGCTGGGCTCCAGCGTGGATGGCGTCCATTGGGTGAACTTCCTGGGCCCCGCCCTGCTCGATTCCCTTGGGGGTGTCTCGGGCCTGCGTGCCCGGCTTCTGTCTCCTGAGACCACTGTGGGGGAAGTGGGGGACTCGGGGACGGCGGTGGTGACCCTGGGGCCGTGGCCATCGGCGGGAGACCTGATGAAGGGGGATGCCCTCCCTTCGTACCGTGAGCTGGCGGGAGTGCTGGAGCCTTGGCTCGAGGTCTTCCGGCCCCACCACGCGCTGGGCTGGCGCGGGTACACGGAAGAAGAAGTCCTCCGCTGGTGGCGCCGCTTTCTCGACTGA